From the genome of Metarhizium brunneum chromosome 4, complete sequence, one region includes:
- the rps-25 gene encoding 40S ribosomal protein S25, whose protein sequence is MAPAAGAKKQKKKWSKGKVKDKAQHAVLLDKTTSEKLYKDVQSYRLVTVATLVDRMKVNGSLARKCLADLEEKGLIKPVVTHSKMKIYTRAVGGS, encoded by the exons ATG GCgcctgctgctggagctaagaagcaaaagaagaagtggTCGAagggcaaggtcaaggacaaggctcAGCACGCCGTCCTTCtcgacaagacgacatcCGAGAAGCTCTACAAGGATGTCCAGTCCTACCGTCTGGTCACTGTCGCCACCCTCGTCGACAGAATGAAGGTCAACGGTTCTCTGGCTCGCAAGTGCCTTGCTGACCTCGAGGAGAAGGGCCTCATCAAGCCCGTTGTCACCCACAGCAAAATGAAGATCTACA CCCGCGCTGTCGGTGGTTCCTAA
- the DOCK1 gene encoding Dedicator of cytokinesis protein 1 — protein sequence MPWQPLPRIAFAVATFPFAAESPADLPLEIGDELYIIEETPDGNWLRGYLVAPPSLLAGLTSVKGQTLEARVFSGIFPRSCVEVREMLGESDERDDQDQDQESHADENPDTGSPRPASDSAKSGITGGEPRKATSPINAVVGPDKGRKPLSELSNGTLENLSAPVKRDPTAPKPAAPVPLLKIGDETPTSAEEPLIDEIASCLREWHSKNLHELLLSRQYRDLDKLSELITSLNLNRQQFLYNVLTSHEYDRLREKTVWDLVRVNKLCGGEVIVRDPVERGRILTGDDSVVGITRLQSVMTLLDEPPQPTLELTSLHHLLLDVKGFAGSSSEATTLVVYLVTKPQFEALSTLSESFAVDVPAGGTIGGIAQESASRTLFIDLSAHDIGDSTSAESDLYLVVKVLASQQVLPDKPISRSGTATEGSFPRENSKTPTSSVSKSTRRSLMWGSKPGRSTLSRGSVLPKKESFEQQGPRPVTTSDGYGPPSTASSKNGTGNPEVAQTVQRTVGVGILKVNSIMKQGEEVEQLVNIWSPVNGRASTERDMDDDFDPLILELMDNAAGRYERSRRGERLQVSLQAFDHPDADALIKATPTLLSGICQTNRMGFSGAPTKPRSDIYLTINTASLARQHLLSRYGGSATTMPSGIQGNNFQVTVEVRAPSGQRFENSIYAGSNKDPVTTFKTAAAERGEAWNQTLRLSLSPADVSTAHVVMFLCDVPGPPFAVAHMPLWDRQAFIRDGRHGLLLYKIDENTSTAQAGPTGKGGYLSVPWAPRGRDEHSENVTGPLAVLNVNTFLCSTRFSQDRIILGLVKWKDLPGEEVSAVLRQLMFVPEIEVVKLLSDVLDGLFGILVQHSGNNEFEDLVFTALVRVLGIVHDRRFNLGPLVDQYAETQFNYPFATSGLVSSFARLLDKPTEPETSRNLRSTFKVVRHILKFITHARKQQKVKEAGIGITSSPQGFTRQLRSIFKALDRMMRNPAPVLVGSQTLAVQHFHTWLPELTGLLNTEEITHIAIDFMDSCTQVKGKLILYKLVLVINYSKLELFAHPDQKSALCANTVRWISPHWGHVEEVTEQWREQVRLCCSVIASQADYLGPEIPDHIPRIIDSYLSLLSLPPKPRKRLSLLFPSAYPFPSRPVSANLTFDESLAELSAILSAISNSTAGMQLELAAEADQGTILENLLRVHMSILSGEAFPAGWLSLHIFHHKSTMRTLQYVATLMLESFLPDPDEAETFNMELWKLFFTTLLKLVGSTSLALETFPEQKRRAVWKIAGDVREHGAELLRTTWEAIGWETTIDEQNRYGLSKIGGYQVQYVPALVGPIVELCLSVHEGLRRMAVEVLQTMIVSEWALSEDLTVIQTEMIDSLDQFFKSKPLTESILQKLFIGEVLERFQPLSEIPDEPLYAAVRELVSTLDEFLDLLVAVHGGDDSGEATSIINRLRLMEFLRDMQKEEIFVRYVHQLATLQAESRNHAEAGLALRLHADLYEWDPTRQVTALEEPEFPAQTQFERKEKIYFDMVKHFEEGESWSNALTAYKELQTQYETNVFDFAKLARTERAIATIYDTISKSEKLIPRYFKVVYKGLGFPSGVRDKEFIYEGAPTERAAAFTDRMQEQYPSAQIVTSGRIDEVEGQFLIVSSVTPHRDMSHQVFQRARVPQVIRDFLVSSHPQSFSFTTKRSTAGAVENHYAEKTVFVTAEPFPTILRRSEIIETHEIRLDAHETALERIVRKTQEMTALERRLSDGEEEVGQLLLDATSISVNPSSEQSVMCYRGLLPEPEEEEEDDDENEDDEPELEPHDLAIKMALVDHAMMIKRVLALFARSNNPMLSQKQEELQRFFEVTYEPEIALFAPPPPTPRETVSTPSTTFRGTFPPVDEGPSQWAHIATPLNGTKAEETSIVRQVSLRQRSARLSFLPGRRQHHQQQQQQQQPSPTKQEGDEAPEMETAPGSPESKMSTSRSRSFSKSSRRQSIFKPPSVDESLQDAVNGSGRRGSSASKGSVDRKSSSIDEFVTEAEYPVVKRSGSMRKRLSLFKMGIKSNKHGGTMRSVDEE from the exons ATGCCCTGGCAGCCTCTCCCTCGGATCGCATTTGCTGTTGCGACATTCCCCTTTGCTGCTGAGAGTCCGGCCGACCTGCCGCTTGAAATTGGCGATGAGCTCTACATTATCGAGGAGACGCCAGACGGAAACTGGCTGCGGGGGTACTTGGTcgcgccgccgagcttgcTTGCCGGCCTAACTTCGGTCAAGGGACAAACTCTGGAAGCTCGAGTGTTCAGTGGCATCTTTCCCCGTAGCTGTGTTGAAGTTCGAGAAATGCTAGGGGAATCCGACGAGCGGGACGACCAAGACCAGGACCAAGAATCCCATGCAGACGAAAACCCAGATACAGGAAGCCCCCGACCTGCTAGTGACTCAGCCAAGAGCGGCATCACCGGGGGCGAGCCCAGGAAAGCTACTTCTCCCATCAatgctgttgttggcccGGACAAGGGACGAAAACCATTGTCAGAACTAAGCAATGGCACTTTGGAGAATCTATCCGCACCTGTGAAGCGAGACCCAACCGCGCCAAAACCCGCCGCACCGGTTCCCTTACTAAAAATTGGGGACGAAACCCCGACATCTGCAGAGGAGCCTTTAATTGACGAGATTGCATCGTGTCTGAGAGAGTGGCATTCCAAGAATCTTCACGAGCTCCTCCTCTCTAGACAATACCGGGACCTAGACAAGCTCTCCGAGCTTATTACTAGCCTCAACCTCAACAGACAGCAATTCTTGTACAATGTTCTCACCTCTCATGAATACGACCGTCTACGAGAGAAGACAGTATGGGATTTGGTGCGAGTGAACAAGCTCTGTGGAGGCGAAGTCATTGTTCGTGATCCAGTCGAACGTGGGCGTATTCTGACTGGAGATGATTCTGTTGTTGGGATAACTCGACTTCAGTCTGTCATGACTCTTCTCGAtgagccgccgcagccaacTCTCGAACTGACTAGCCTCCACCATCTGCTCCTTGACGTCAAGGGCTTCGCTGGATCGTCATCTGAAGCCACAACCTTGGTGGTTTACCTGGTCACGAAGCCACAGTTTGAAGCCCTATCGACCCTATCGGAGTCATTCGCCGTTGATGTCCCTGCGGGCGGCACAATTGGCGGTATCGCCCAAGAGTCAGCATCGCGAACTCTCTTTATTGATCTTTCCGCTCACGATATAGGCGACTCAACGTCGGCCGAATCTGATTTGTATTTAGTAGTAAAGGTTCTTGCTTCGCAGCAGGTGCTGCCAGACAAGCCAATCTCAAGGTCTGGAACGGCCACAGAAGGATCATTTCCAAGAGAAAACTCCAAAACCCCTACTTCTAGCGTATCCAAATCCACTAGGCGAAGCTTGATGTGGGGGAGCAAGCCTGGACGTTCTACTCTCTCTCGAGGCTCAGTCCTCCCCAAAAAGGAATCTTTTGAGCAGCAAGGCCCGCGCCCCGTGACGACATCGGATGGTTATGGGCCTCCTAGCACGGCTAGCTCAAAGAATGGAACAGGCAATCCAGAAGTAGCCCAAACAGTACAACGCACTGTTGGAGTTGGCATCTTGAAAGTGAACTCGATAATGAAGCAAGGGGAAGAGGTTGAGCAGCTTGTTAATATCTGGTCACCGGTGAATGGTCGGGCATCAACGGAAAGGGATATGGATGACGACTTTGATCCACTCATCCTGGAGCTCATGGACAATGCCGCAGGACGATATGAAAGGTCACGTAGAGGTGAAAGGCTACAAGTCTCCCTGCAAGCATTCGACCACCCTGACGCAGACGCCCTGATCAAAGCGACACCGACACTATTATCTGGCATTTGCCAAACGAATAGAATGGGCTTCTCTGGAGCCCCAACGAAGCCAAGATCTGATATTTATCTCACAATCAACACAGCTTCTTTGGCACGCCAGCATCTGTTATCTCGATATGGAGGAAGCGCAACCACTATGCCCTCTGGAATCCAAGGCAACAACTTCCAAGTTACCGTAGAGGTTCGTGCACCTTCTGGTCAGCGATTCGAAAACTCCATCTATGCTGGCTCCAACAAGGACCCAGTGACGACGTTCAAGACTGCAGCTGCAGAACGAGGAGAAGCCTGGAACCAGACACTCAGACTTTCATTGTCGCCGGCTGATGTATCCACGGCACACGTTGTCATGTTCTTGTGTGACGTGCCCGGCCCTCCTTTCGCTGTCGCCCATATGCCCTTGTGGGATAGACAGGCATTCATCCGGGATGGCCGCCATGGGCTGCTTCTCTATAAGATAGATGAAAACACTTCAACAGCCCAAGCAGGCCCAACCGGCAAGGGTGGGTATTTATCCGTGCCTTGGGCTCCTCGAGGGAGGGACGAACACTCTGAAAATGTAACGGGTCCGTTGGCCGTGTTGAACGTCAATACATTTCTCTGCAGCACACGATTCTCCCAGGACAGAAtcatccttggccttgtcaaaTGGAAAGATTTGCCAGGAGAAGAAGTTTCCGCAGTCTTGAGACAGTTGATGTTTGTACCTGAAATTGAGGTGGTCAAACTGCTCAGCGACGTGCTTGACGGACTGTTCGGAATTCTGGTCCAACACTCCGGGAACAACGAGTTTGAAGACCTGGTTTTCACTGCATTGGTCAGAGTCTTAGGCATTGTGCATGATCGTCGATTCAATCTAGGCCCTCTGGTTGATCAATATGCAGAAACTCAGTTCAACTACCCCTTTGCTACTTCGGGCCTCGTCAGTTCATTTGCGCGTCTGCTAGACAAGCCAACTGAGCCAGAAACCTCTCGAAATCTTCGGTCTACATTTAAGGTTGTTAGGCACATTTTGAAGTTCATCACTCATGCTCGAAAGCAGCAAAAGGTCAAGGAAGCGGGCATCGGAATCACATCTTCACCACAAGGGTTCACTCGACAGCTTCGTTCCATTTTCAAGGCTCTCGACCGCATGATGCGAAATCCTGCCCCTGTTCTTGTTGGTAGTCAAACATTGGCAGTGCAACACTTTCACACTTGGCTGCCGGAGCTTACGGGCTTGCTGAATACCGAGGAGATCACCCACATTGCCATTGACTTCATGGATTCTTGCACTCAAGTCAAGGGCAAATTGATCTTGTACAAATTGGTTCTCGTCATCAACTATTCCAAGCTGGAGCTTTTTGCCCACCCAGATCAAAAGTCTGCACTGTGTGCCAACACGGTCCGCTGGATATCGCCGCATTGgggccatgttgaagaagtCACGGAACAGTGGCGGGAGCAGGTGCGTCTCTGCTGCTCTGTGATTGCTAGCCAGGCCGATTACTTGGGCCCCGAAATACCGGATCATATACCGAGGATCATCGATTCGTACCTGTCGTTGTTATCGTTGCCCCCGAAACCCCGAAAGCGACTCTCGCTCCTCTTCCCATCGGCCTACCCTTTCCCCTCGAGGCCTGTTTCTGCTAATCTCACATTCGACGAGAGCCTGGCAGAACTGTCCGCAATTCTCTCTGCCATATCCAATTCCACCGCCGGGATGCAGCTTGAGTTGGCGGCCGAGGCTGATCAGGGTACCATCTTGGAGAACTTGCTGCGCGTGCATATGAGCATACTCTCAGGCGAAGCTTTCCCCGCCGGCTGGCTCAGTCTGCACATCTTCCATCACAAGTCGACTATGCGCACTCTACAGTACGTGGCCACCCTCATGCTGGAATCGTTCCTACCAGACCCTGATGAGGCCGAGACTTTCAATATGGAGCTGTGGAAACTATTCTTTACAACACTCCTCAAATTGGTGGGTAGCACGTCTCTGGCGTTGGAAACGTTCCCGGAACAGAAGAGAAGGGCTGTTTGGAAAATCGCCGGTGATGTGAGAGAGCATGGTGCCGAGCTTCTGCGAACAACATGGGAAGCCATTGGCTGGGAGACCACTATTGACGAGCAAAACCGCTACGGCCTCTCCAAGATTGGAGGATACCAAGTGCAATACGTCCCCGCCTTGGTTGGACCGATCGTCGAGTTGTGCCTGAGCGTTCACGAGGGTTTGCGACGAATGGCAGTTGAAGTTTTGCAGACAATGATTGTTAGCGAATGGGCGCTTAGCGAAGACTTGACTGTTATTCAAACGGAGATGATTGACAGCTTGGATCAGTTCTTCAAGTCCAAACCCCTGACAGAGAGCATACTACAGAAGCTCTTCATTGGCGAGGTGTTGGAGCGGTTTCAACCGCTGTCCGAAATTCCAGACGAGCCACTGTACGCCGCAGTTCGAGAACTTGTATCCACTTTGGACGAGTTTCTCGATCTGCTCGTTGCGGTTCACGGAGGAGACGACAGTGGAGAGGCAACAAGCATCATCAATCGTTTAAGACTAATGGAGTTTCTTCGTGATATGCAAAAGGAGGAAATTTTTGTTCGCTACGTGCACCAGCTTGCGACTCTGCAGGCGGAGAGCCGAAACCACGCCGAAGCCGGTCTTGCATTGCGCCTTCATGCGGATCTTTATGAATGGGATCCAACTAGACAAGTGACAGCTCTGGAAGAGCCAGAGTTCCCAGCGCAGACACAGTTTGAACGCAAGGAGAAGATCTATTTTGATATGGTTAAGCACTTTGAAGAGGGCGAGTCATGGAGCAATGCCCTAACTGCGTACAAGGAGCTACAGACACAATACGAGACCAATGTCTTTGACTTTGCGAAACTCGCTAGGACAGAGCGCGCTATCGCCACCATCTACGACACCATTTCCAAGAGCGAAAAACTGATACCGAGATATTTCAAAGTTGTATACAAGGGGTTGGGTTTCCCATCTGGTGTTCGGGACAAGGAGTTTATTTATGAAGGAGCTCCAACGGAACGTGCGGCGGCCTTTACCGATCGAATGCAGGAACAATACCCTTCAGCTCAGATTGTGACATCAGGGCGCATTGACGAAGTGGAAGGACAGTTCTTGATCGTATCTTCAGTAACCCCACACCGGGACATGTCTCATCAAGTATTTCAAAGAGCGCGTGTTCCCCAAGTCATTCGTGACTTCCTAGTGTCTTCGCATCCCCAGAGCTTCTCCTTTACAACCAAGCGTAGCACGGCTGGTGCGGTAGAGAACCACTATGCAGAGAAGACCGTTTTCGTCACTGCCGAGCCTTTCCCGACTATTCTGCGTCGCAGTGAGATCATTGAGACTCATGAGATTAGACTCGATGCTCACGAAACAGCTTTAGAGCGCATCGTGCGGAAGACACAGGAGATGACGGCTCTTGAGCGCCGACTATCAgatggagaggaggaagTGGGACAACTTTTGCTGGATGCGACATCTATTTCCGTAAATCCGTCATCTGAGCAAAGCGTAATGTGTTATCGCGGGCTGCTTCCCGAAcctgaagaggaggaggaggacgacgacgagaacgAGGACGATGAGCCAGAGCTGGAGCCACATGACCTTGCAATCAAGATGGCGCTTGTGGACCATGCCATGATGATCAAGAGGGTTTTGGCCCTATTTGCCAGAAGCAACAACCCAATGCTGTCtcagaaacaagaagaacTCCAACGAT TTTTCGAAGTAACGTATGAGCCAGAGATTGCATTGtttgctcctcctcctccaacgcCTCGCGAAACAGTTTCGACCCCGTCGACAACTTTCCGAGGCACTTTTCCGCCAGTCGATGAAGGCCCTTCGCAGTGGGCACATATTGCCACGCCCTTGAACGGCACCAAAGCCGAGGAGACGTCCATTGTTCGCCAGGTATCACTTCGACAGCGAAGTGCCAGACTAAGCTTCTTGCCTGGGCGAcgacagcatcatcaacaacaacagcaacagcaacaaccaTCGCCAACAAAGCAGGAGGGTGACGAAGCTCCTGAAATGGAAACCGCCCCTGGAAGCCCAGAGTCCAAGATGTCAACCAGCAGAAGCCGAAGCTTTAGTAAGAGCAGCCGACGACAGAGCATTTTTAAGCCACCGTCTGTGGACGAAAGCTTGCAAGATGCCGTGAATGGGagtggacgacgaggcagcTCAGCTAGCAAGGGAAGCGTGGATAgaaagagcagcagcattgACGAGTTTGTAACGGAAGCAGAATATCCCGTGGTTAAAAGATCCGGAAGCATGAGGAAGAGATTAAGTCTTTTTAAGATGGGGATCAAAAGCAACAAGCATGGAGGGACGATGAGGAGCGTCGACGAGGAGTAG
- the aac gene encoding ADP,ATP carrier protein: MSGEQPQKVLGMPPFVADFLMGGVSAAVSKTAAAPIERVKLLIQNQDEMIKAGRLDRRYNGITDCFKRTMADEGVMSLWRGNTANVIRYFPTQALNFAFRDKFKKMFGFKKERDGYAMWMAGNLASGGAAGATSMLFVYSLDYARTRLANDAKSAKSGGERQFNGLVDVYRKTLASDGVAGLYRGFMPSVAGIIVYRGLYFGMYDSIKPVLLVGNLANNFLASFMLGWCVTTGAGIAAYPLDTIRRRMMMTSGEAVKYKNSLDAARQIIAKNGVKSLFNGAGANILRGVAGAGVLSIYDQLQLILFGKAFKGGSG, from the exons ATGTCTGGTGAACAGCCTCAGAAGGTCTTGGGCATGCCG CCCTTCGTGGCCGACTTCTTGA TGGGTGGTGTCTCTGCCGCCGTCTCGAAGACCGCCGCTGCCCCCATCGAGCGTGTCAAGCTCCTGATCCAGAACCAGGATGAAATGATCAAGGCTGGTCGTCTTGATCGCCGCTACAATGGCATCACCGACTGCTTTAAGCGTACCATGGCTGATGAGGGTGTCATGTCCTTGTGGCGTGGCAACACTGCCAACGTCATCCGATACTTCCCTACTCAGGCTCTGAACTTCGCTTTCCGCGACAAGTTCAAGAAGATGTTCGGCTTCAAGAAGGAGCGTGATGGTTATGCCATGTGGATGGCCGGTAACTTGGCCTCTGGCGGT gctgctggtgccacTTCTATGCTTTTCGTCTACTCTCTGGATTATGCCCGTACCCGTCTTGCCAACGACGCCAAGTCCgccaagtctggtggtgaGCGTCAGTtcaacggcctcgtcgatGTCTACCGCAAGACCCTCGCCTCTGACGGTGTTGCCGGTCTGTACCGTGGTTTCATGCCCTCCGTCGCTGGTATCATTGTCTACCGTGGTCTGTACTTCGGCATGTACGACTCTATCAAGCCTGTTCTCCTGGTCGGTAACCTCGCCAACAACTTCCTTGCCTCTTTCATGCTCGGTTGGTGTGTCACCACTGGTGCCGGTATCGCTGCCTACCCTCTGGACACCATCCGTCGTCGCATGATGATGACCTCTGGTGAGGCTGTCAAGTACAAGAACTCCCTCGATGCTGCCCGCCAGATCATTGCCAAGAACGGTGTCAAGTCCCTGTTTAACGGTGCCGGTGCCAACATTCTCCGTGGTGTTGCCGGTGCTGGTGTCCTGTCTATCTACGATCAGCTCCAGCTCATCCTCTTCGGAAAGGCCTTCAAGGGCGGCTCTGGTTAA
- the rps-5 gene encoding 40S ribosomal protein uS7, which produces MSDGGDIEVENTVVSDVLPKDVVKEVGNIKLFNKWDYDVEVRDISLTDYISLRNPVYVTHSAGRYAVKRFRKANCPIIERLTNSLMMHGRNNGKKLMAVRIVAHAFEIIHLMTDQNPIQVAVDAIVNCGPREDSTRIGSAGTVRRQAVDVSPLRRVNQAIALLTTGAREAAFRNVKSIAECLAEELINAAKGSSNSYAIKKKDELERVAKSNR; this is translated from the exons ATGTCTGACGGTGGCGATATCGAGGTCGAGAACACTGTCGTCTCTGACGTCCTCCCCAAGGATGTTGTCAAGGAGGTCGGCAACATCAAGTTGTTCAACAAGTGGGACTACGATGTCGAGGTTCGCGACATCTCTCTGAC TGACTACATTTCCCTGCGAAACCCCGTCTATGTCACCCACTCTGCTGGCCGATATGCCGTCAAGCGATTCCGCAAGGCCAACTGCCCCATCATTGAGCGATTGACCAACTCACTCATGATGCACGGCCgcaacaacggcaagaaGCTGATGGCTGTCCGCATTGTCGCCCACGCTTTCGAGATT ATCCACCTCATGACCGACCAGAACCCCATCCAggtcgccgtcgacgccatcgtCAACTGCGGTCCCCGCGAAGACTCTACCCGAATTGGCTCCGCCGGTACCGTCCGACGACAAGCTGTCGATGTTTCTCCTCTCCGCCGTGTCAACCAAGCCATTGCCCTGCTCACCACTGGTGCCCGTGAGGCCGCTTTCCGCAACGTCAAGTCGATTGCCGAGTGCCTCGCCGAAGAGCTGATCAATGCCGCAaagggcagcagcaactccTACGCtatcaagaagaaggacgagtTGGAGCGTGTAGCCAAGAGCAACCGATAA
- the MSBP2 gene encoding Membrane steroid-binding protein 2 has translation MADAELRQRKAAGPASDDTRPKSSEPEPKPKSRRRLDDDDDEYSPWVDILRVLSFLLVASCGLSYVISGGESLFWGMKDKPQYLRVGWWKSQFSGPIYLTEKELLAYDGSDAEKPLYLAINGTIYDVSSNRRMYGPGGSYSVFTGHDAARGFVTGCFAEDRTADLRGLEEMFLPVDDPEVDKYFTTAEMEKMREEELAAAREKAHGALQHWVKFFANSKKYHRVGYVKREEGWLEKLPRRQLCAQAQKRRQKRVRKQT, from the exons ATGGCCGATGCCGAGCTTCGCCAGCGAAAGGCCGCCGGCCCAGCCTCCGATGACACACGCCCCAAATCATCTGAGCCGGAGCCAAAACCAAAATCTAGACgccgcctcgacgacgacgacgacgagtacAGTCCCTGGGTGGACATTCTCCGCGTCCTATctttcctcctcgtcgcaTCATGCGGCTTGAGCTACGTGATTAGCGGAGGCGAAAGCCTCTTCTGGGGCATGAAGGACAAGCCCCAGTACCTGCGTGTCGGGTGGTGGAAGTCCCAATTC TCTGGGCCAATCTACCTCACCGAAAAGGAACTGCTGGCGTACGACGGCAGCGACGCCGAAAAACCACTGTACTTGGCCATCAACGGCACCATCTACGACGTCTCCAGCAACCGCAGGATGTACGGCCCCGGCGGCTCCTACAGCGTCTTTACGGGCCACGACGCTGCGCGCGGGTTTGTTACAGGGTGCTTCGCAGAGGACCGTACGGCTGATCTGAGGGGCTTGGAAGAGATGTTTCTGCCGGTGGACGACCCAGAGGTGGACAAATACTTCACCACggcggagatggagaagatgcGTGAGGAGGAGCTGGCCGCGGCCAGGGAGAAGGCGCACGGGGCGCTGCAGCACTGGGTCAAATTCTTCGCCAACAGTAAGAAGTATCATCGGGTGGGGTATGTCAAGAGGGAGGAAGGGTGGCTGGAGAAGTTGCCGAGGAGACAGCTGTGTGCGCAGGCGCAGAAAAGGAGACAGAAGAGGGTGCGTAAGCAGACTTGA